The segment GAAACTTACTCACTGAGAGTTTTATATCTTACCTCCAAAATTAGTTTTCTTCTTGATTTGTTTAGTCATTTATCTTATTGCTTCTTTTGTTTCTAAGCTGTTGCTTCCACTGTTGTTGATGGTGAAATTTTGGTTTGGTTTGCATGTTGCAAACATTATGGAAGAAAGCAATGGATAAGTGCACCAAGACACGGTCCCTAATTGttgttaatttttgaattttattataacataaaataattatagaaacTTTAGCTTCATTGAAGCTGGTTAAAGGGAACCTGCACTTATGGCTTCTATATAATCAAAGCTTTACTATTATTTTAGTACCTAACAGAATGATATTTCTTTCTGCATTCTCCTTTATCTCAGATATGTGTGGTCCACTCCATAAAAAATGGTCCTGAAGTTGCTGAATTTGGTGTCAGTGGGACAACATATGCTCCAGAAGgttttatatttgataacacgggGGTTCAGGTATTTATTTGTCGATTATGGAAgctgccatatacttaaaataataaatacGGTCCCTCTtgttcatcatcatcatcctcaTCATTGCTAGGTTGGCCCATAATTTGGACTGCCTGGGTGTACCCCATGGTTTTCACCTATGTTGGAAACTGACCACACAAAATAAGTTTGAATGCTCTGTACAAGACTTGGATATGGCTTGAATCCCATCGCATAAATTGATAGATGCCTCACTATATTCATTAGATGCAATGATTGGTGATTGTGCTTATCTATTCTAGATATACACTCAGAATATATTGTTTGGGAACAACTATTTTGGCAAATGAAACTAGATGCGTGCATAATAGTTTCTTACTTCTGGATCATTTAGGATTGTTCCATTCTGCACTTCATCTATACAACATTTTTGTTTTGCAGCTAGAATTCCCTGCTCAGTTACCTTGTCTTCTTCACATAGCAATGTGCTCAGCTCTATGCAATGAGTCTCTCTTACAGTATAATCCAGACAAGGGAAACTATGAAAAAATTGGAGAGTCAACTGAAGTAGCTCTACGGGTGTTGGCGGAAAAGGTTTGTATACTTTGTTCTACTGGCCAGCTAGATGCAGTTCCTTTCATATTCTGCCACCTTCTTTGCATGCATATTATGCGTGTGACCTGTTGCCTGTATGAGACATCAAAACAAGCCACTgctagtattttttttttaactccTCTTTCTGTTTATATAATGTTTTGTGATTATTCATTTTCAGTGTAACTTATTTATCTCACTGATTCTTTCAGGTTGGGCTTCCTGGCTTTGATTCTATGCCTTCTGCTTTGAACATGCTGAGCAAGCATAAGCGAGCTTCCTACTGTAATCACTATTGGGAAAACCAATTTAAAAAGGTTTGGATTCATATTTTGTTTTCTTATGATAGGTTTTTCATGTTTGTGGGATTTGAGTCCAATTGTTTGCATAAGGACAATCTGATATGAATTTCTCTGGATGAGAACAGTTTCTCATGTTTAAGCactttaggggaaaaagtgtCCTGTTTTTGTTTTTCTGGATGCATGTTCTGGATATTTTCTGGTTCTGCTTGTTGCTACTTGATTGATTGATAAATTTTGTAGATTTATTATTTTCCACTTGAAAGTTGTCCTAAATTTACCATGATGATGGCTGCTCTTTGATTAATTGCTTATTTGTCCCTTGCAGGTTTCTGTTTTGGAATTTTCCCGGGATCGTAAAATGATGAGTGTCCTTTGTAACCATAAGCAGATGGAAATTATGTTCTCTAAAGGTGCTCCCGAGAGTATCATCTCTAGGTGTACAAATATCCTCTGCAATAATGATGGCTCCACCATTCCAATTGATGCTACGCTTCGGGCTGAGCTGGACTCAAGATTCAACAGGTTAGATTTCATTTTGTTTCCAGATATTCATTAACTTTTTGTTTATGCCCTTCCCACTTTCTGGTTATTCTTAATTTACTATGCATCAGATGCCACTAGCATTAGCCATTAGGGATTTACTCATAGAGTTGAAAGAGAGGAGTATGGAGGTGCCTGACAAAATCCGAGTTCCtgtgataaaaaaaaattgactGTTGTCTGCAGTTTAATGCAATGTGAATAGAATGTGATTGTTGTGCACATTGACATCTCTAGTCCAAAATGCGTGGATATGAAGAAAGCAAACTAAAATGCACCTCGTTTCTTGCATGGCAGAGTGTTATTGAATAGTTGAACTGACTGCCACATATGCATAGACACTCGTATCTGAGTTATAAAATGACAAAAAATTGGTTATTATCTGTGACGTTTATGAAAACTTATGCTACAAGAAGGCCAAATCATATGTCAGATTTGATGACAATACATGTTAGCTCTTGTTTTTCAGGGTAGTAAAAGTTTTTGGTGTTTTGATTAACTTGTGGAATTACTGTCTGCTGCTTTATTTTCTAGATCAAGTTGTCATTTGAAGTTTTGCATCTTACCAATCAATATCTTCTGGTTCAGCTTTGATTTACGCCGTGTTTCCTCATTGTTCAGTTTTGCAGGAAAAGAAACATTGAGATGTTTGGCTTTAGCATTGAAGATAATGCCCATGGGTCAACAGACACTCTCCTTTGATGATGAGAAAGATCTTACCTTTATTGGGTTGGTATGCTATCTTTTCATGATAGAATACTTGAATCTGCTTTTATGTGATCGTTGTAATTAACTAATTGGCTATTCAAATtcctgatatattttctttttactaTTCATCCTTTCTAAAAGGTTGGCATGCTTGATCCACCACGAGAGGAAGTGAGGAATGCTATGATTTCATGCATGACTGCCGGTATACGTGTTATTGTTGTTACTGGAGATAATAAGGTATATTGGCATTGTATCGCCTGGTTCTTGCAAatgtctattttcttttcttgctgTCACTTGCACAtgtaatttcaaataaaatttcagTCCACAGCCGAATCTGTTTGTCGGAAGATAGGTGCTTTTGATCACTTAGTAGATTATGTTGGGCATTCGTACACTGCTGCTGAGTTTGAAGAGCTTCCAGGAACGCAGCAAACAATGGCATTGCAACGTATGGCACTCCTCACCAGGTATTAATGGTTTGATTTATGCAGTGTATCTTTCTAGATGTTATAGGTCTTGTTATCCTCTCAGCTCTTGGGGTGTGCTTGGTTGGGTGAAAAGTGGAAGGATGGGAGGAGTGGAGAAGTGGAAAAAGAATAAATTATGAGTGTGCTAGGTAGAGAAGAAAAGTGAGAGGAAAGAAAATAGTTGGGATGATCATTTTCCATTCTAATGTATAAAAATCAATCCTTCCAAATTGGAATGATGAGAGGAGAGAAAATGAAAGATGTGTATATTAGTTTAAAAATATGcatttttcaaatgttttattttctttcctttcatttttcaaCTCTACCAAGCAATGAacggaaagaaaaagtaaatttctTTCCAGGTTTCCATCTTTCATACCAATTACATCTATGgaaagaaaatttatattttccaGCTTTCCAATTTCCTTTCCACCCTACCAAGCAAAGGCTTAATGTTTTAGTTATCTTCTCCTATGTAAAATATTCATTCTGTTGATATTCATTTCTCTAAATTTACAGGGTTGAGCCTTCTCATAAAAGAATGCTAGTTGAGGCCTTACAAAATCAGAATGAAGTTGTAGGTTTCATATATAACGTTTTCTGGTTATAAATTGCAGCATGATTTATTTATTTCCTATTGCTATTGACTTTGCTGTTATTTTATTCACTTTATTGATACGCTCTGCTTATTTCTCCAATAATTTGTAACAATAGTAACTTTTATTAGGTTGCAATGACTGGTGATGGTGTCAATGATGCACCTGCACTTAAGAAAGCAGATATTGGAATTGCCATGGGATCTGGAACAGCTGTTGCAAAGGTTTGCATAATTTGCCTCTCTCCGGTTTATTTGCTCTCATATGTTCATTTTCACTTTTAGTGGTAGGATGTCTAAAATCACAATTTTATAAAATTGTGTAACCAACATAAAAACAACTATGCATTCTAATGACACAATGATATCTACTTTCTACATTACTGGCTTTTAAAACCATAATCCTTTTCGCCCTGATGTTCTCATTTTGTTTGATATATGTTCACTTTGATGTTATTTGAAGAGTAATGCTCTTTGGTTTTCTTCATTCTCattatctttattctttcaatTACAGAGTGCTTCAGATATGGTTTTAGCTGATGACAATTTTGCTACCATTGTGGCGGTATGTTAGTTAAAGTTTGTTCCATATTcttcatgatatatttgtattctttttattttttctgtTCTAAAGTACATGCATACCTTCATATAAAGGATGTAAAAATTGTTGTCTTTTCAATTTGGGCAGGCTGTTGCTGAAGGAAGAGCTATATACAACAACACAAAGCAGTTCATCAGATACATGATCTCTTCAAATATTGGAGAAGTAGTTTGTATTTTCGTGGCAGCTGTGCTAGGAATACCTGATACCCTTGCTCCTGTGAGCATGTTGATTTAAGAATTATACTTTAAATTTAGCATCTCATATCTTTAAATGAGGGGAGGAAAAAGAAACTACATTTTGTTTTGAGTACTTTTCATCATATTGATTAAATAATGACAATGATAAGATATTTACATCTTATCTGTCCAATAGAATATATCCTGATCTGGGCCTTCTTGTTCATATCATTTACATGATATTTTCATTACTTTCTAAGATTTTTGATAACCTTTCTAAGGTTTTCATTGTCTTATTTTGGCAGTCCTAAATAAATGATACttttgattttttcttttaaacAATGTCCAGGTCCAGCTGCTATGGGTCAACTTAGTTACTGATGGATTGCCTGCAACTGCCATTGGATTCAATAAGCCGGACTCTGATGTGATGAAGGCCAAACCTCGCAAAGTACtgcatttattattttcattatcttATTTCACCAATCAAGATTATGTTTAAGAAGAAAACATGTAAAGAAGAGCCAAATATTTAGAAATTTTACTGAAACTAaagtgtttttttaaaaaaaaaacataaatataagaTTGGATTGGTTTTATTAACTTTTTCTTATTTTGGTTTTTAAAAGTTCTTTTTGATAGTTAGGCATATTGTGTGATAAAATTACAGATTTATCtttctattttaattttctaATATGATACATTTGTAGATAACTAATTTTTTGTTTCAATTCAGGTCAATCACTTTACTTAACTTGGTTGTGCAGGTAAGTGAAGCAGTGGTCTCTGGCTGGCTGTTCTTTCGATATTTGGTGATTGGAGGTGCATATAAATGCTGTACTTCTAATTTTATATATTCTAATAATTTGGAATgctttgtttcacttttgggcaTCTTCTGAGGGACTTTCAATCTACAATATCATTTTGCTTTGCTTCCTTCACGTATTTTTTAACAATTAAGTTCCAAGTTTTGTTATCAGTCTCTTACATCATTTGGAtagacttaattttttattttgtaaaattttcattAGTAATGATTTTTATTCCTGGCTGATGCAGCTTATGTTGGCCTTGCAACTGTTGCGGGGTTCATATGGTGGTTCATTTATTCAGAAACTGGTCCTAAACTACCATATACTGAATTGGTaagtttctattttcttttttgtttactaATGTGAAAAATGAGTTCCAAGTTCCTAGGGTTGGAGATGTCTTCTGGTTGGAGTTTTGATGTTAATGAATGTGTGCCCTTGAGAATGTGTTTGAGAAATATGAAGAGGTAGCTGTTTCTTCCTTGTTATTGGCCAGGGTGCAATTTTGATTTATCTCCAATTTTTTTAATTACGAATTGTGTAGGATAAGCCATTCAATAATGATTGCAGTTAGATTGGCTAGCAAAATTGTTTTAGTGAATGTATCTTTTGAGACTTCTTTGTTTTAACGCATGGACTATCATAATTAAAGAGTAATTTGGTCTGTGGGATTTTTTGAACTTGTTCCCCAATTACATTTTTGTAtcttaaatttcaacataaaaaatCAAACCACTTACTTcgtgggaaaaaaaaaaaaaagaattactcTTCACTTTTAGCTTTTAGATTTATGATCATAGGCTTCAAAATCTCTCTTCTAGCTTTGTTTGTCttcatatatttctttcgaaatacCTGATAAAATTCATTTGTTGTAGATGAATTTTGATACATGCCCGACAAGGGAGACAACTTATCCATGCAGTATCTTTGAGGATCGGCATCCATCGACTGTGGCCATGACTGTGCTTGTTGTTGTTGAGATGTTTAATGCGTTGAATAACCTCAGTGAAAACCAATCACTTCTGTAAGTATAGTGTTTCCTTCACTATTATTTGACCAAAATACTAAAAGGAAAAAAAGGAAACATTTTGCACTAATTTTCCCAACTATATTTAATTTTAGGGTTATTCCTCCTTGGAGTAATTTGTGGCTGGTTGCTTCAATAATCCTAACCATGCTTCTTCACATACTAATTCTGTATGTTCCCCCACTATCTACACTATTCTCTGTAAGTTGATTCCTCTATCTGCTATTTGACTTGATATCGAGTGTATTTCTACTTTCTTTTTTCTTATTTGTGGAAATTTAATGGCATATAACTTTGTTTGATAGGTTACATCATTGTCTTGGAATGAGTGGGCTGTTATCCTGTATCTTTCTTTCCCTGTAAGTTCTAAGTAGTAATAACTTTTCTAACGGGTAAATGCCTTGTATATGATATGGCTTTATGTTGCATTGTTTTTCATGGTACACTCATCATCTTGGCCTTCAGCTATCAGTGGGTGTGGAATATGGCTTTCACTgagatattatttattttactctaCCATTCTCTTCTCTCTGCTGCAGGTTATAATTATTGACGAGGTTCTGAAGTTCTTTTCAAGAAACTCCCATGGTAATGCTTACTGTTCCTTTGGCAGTGTATCTTCTGACCTAATAAACAATCATGTGTCTTACATTTGCGACGAACATACAATATATTGCATCATGTTTCTGATCGTATTTAAAAGAAGTGCTGCAACCATAAAATATTCTTTTGTTTGTTTTGACCTGTTGTAGGTATAAGGTTCAATTTCAGATTCAGGAGATACGATGCACTTCCGAAAAAGGAATTAAGAGACAAGTGATAATTTTGCTTTATGGGATCCTTGATCTTTTACGTATATTTTGAGCGGATACAAGGCACAGCTGACGGGTTTCTCTTCTCCAGAGATACAAATCGGAACATCTTGCACAATTAgaattattttgttttctttttcaccGGTGCCTCTAGATAACCAAGCCATAACGAGGAAAGTGAGATATTTTGGAgccttataaatatataatatatattatgacTACTGATGAGTTCATCCATCAATGGTTGGCTTTAGAAAGGAAAAATGCCGTTTGTTTTATGTTTACCTCAGAAATGGTTGTAAcatttttagttatttaatttatttgcttatagaAGAAATGAACCTTATAGGTCCAAAATCTGCTGCCTTACATTCAATGTTTGACCTCTGATTctttaaataataatatgaatttagttttaatttcTTAACTCCCTTTTGCATCACCTAACTACCTTCTTGGTagtcttaaaaaaaatgtatatcGAGATTAGATGGAGATGGATTATGATGTTCTTAGTTTCAACAGAGAGTAATGTCATAATCCTTCCTTTTACTAGTTGTTTTCAGTTCACTATTGATTCTGTCGGTCTTTGAGGCAGAACTTGCTTTGATCCTAAGTCCTTGAAACTCTCTTATTTCCCTGCTTTTCTTAATATACCAATGATGAACCTTACCAATGTGAACTAGGTAAAATTAATTGATTTGTTTCACCTAGGCAGATAGCAACGAATTACTATTACAAATAGCATGATGGTTCAAATATTCTAGCTTACATATTCCTTAGTTCTGGCATGCTATATCATCTCTATTATGATGATGATGGTGTTCTCAATCACAAAGGCTGTCCAGATATCCACCTTGTAAACATTGCAAAACATTCTGCAGGCTTGTACTCCGGAGCCGTATGCCCTCCTCCCTACAAATTCAACCAAACTAGTTAGAGGGTAAATATAAAGATGATGAACATCAACAAATTGCCCTTTAATTTTCATTGAAAGACTGAATTAGAAAAAGAAACATATGTGGAAGAGCAACTTCCTCACCTTGACTGTAGCAAACGTCATCCTGTTAGAATAGGTCCTTGTATATCTACA is part of the Gossypium arboreum isolate Shixiya-1 chromosome 5, ASM2569848v2, whole genome shotgun sequence genome and harbors:
- the LOC108452771 gene encoding calcium-transporting ATPase 3, endoplasmic reticulum-type isoform X2 is translated as MEDAYARSVSEVLDFFGVDSSKGLTDFQVSQHARLYGKNGTPFWKLVFKQFDDLLVKILIAAALVSFLLALINGETGLIAFLEPSVILMILAANAAVGVITETNAEKALEELRAYQADIATVLRNGCFSILPATELVPGDIVEVSVGCKIPADMRMIEMLSGQLRVDQAILTGESSSVEKDLESTIATNAVYQDKTNILFSGTVVVAGRARAVVIGVGANTAMGSIRDSMLRTDDEATPLKKKLDEFGTFLAKVIAGICVLVWIVNIGHFRDPAHGGFLRGAIHYFKIAVALAVAAIPEGLPAVVTTCLALGTKRMARLNAIVRSLPSVETLGCTTVICSDKTGTLTTNMMSVSKICVVHSIKNGPEVAEFGVSGTTYAPEGFIFDNTGVQLEFPAQLPCLLHIAMCSALCNESLLQYNPDKGNYEKIGESTEVALRVLAEKVGLPGFDSMPSALNMLSKHKRASYCNHYWENQFKKVSVLEFSRDRKMMSVLCNHKQMEIMFSKGAPESIISRCTNILCNNDGSTIPIDATLRAELDSRFNSFAGKETLRCLALALKIMPMGQQTLSFDDEKDLTFIGLVGMLDPPREEVRNAMISCMTAGIRVIVVTGDNKSTAESVCRKIGAFDHLVDYVGHSYTAAEFEELPGTQQTMALQRMALLTRVEPSHKRMLVEALQNQNEVVAMTGDGVNDAPALKKADIGIAMGSGTAVAKSASDMVLADDNFATIVAAVAEGRAIYNNTKQFIRYMISSNIGEVVCIFVAAVLGIPDTLAPVQLLWVNLVTDGLPATAIGFNKPDSDVMKAKPRKVSEAVVSGWLFFRYLVIGAYVGLATVAGFIWWFIYSETGPKLPYTELMNFDTCPTRETTYPCSIFEDRHPSTVAMTVLVVVEMFNALNNLSENQSLLVIPPWSNLWLVASIILTMLLHILILYVPPLSTLFSVTSLSWNEWAVILYLSFPVIIIDEVLKFFSRNSHGIRFNFRFRRYDALPKKELRDK
- the LOC108452771 gene encoding calcium-transporting ATPase 3, endoplasmic reticulum-type isoform X1 gives rise to the protein MEDAYARSVSEVLDFFGVDSSKGLTDFQVSQHARLYGKNVLPEEERTPFWKLVFKQFDDLLVKILIAAALVSFLLALINGETGLIAFLEPSVILMILAANAAVGVITETNAEKALEELRAYQADIATVLRNGCFSILPATELVPGDIVEVSVGCKIPADMRMIEMLSGQLRVDQAILTGESSSVEKDLESTIATNAVYQDKTNILFSGTVVVAGRARAVVIGVGANTAMGSIRDSMLRTDDEATPLKKKLDEFGTFLAKVIAGICVLVWIVNIGHFRDPAHGGFLRGAIHYFKIAVALAVAAIPEGLPAVVTTCLALGTKRMARLNAIVRSLPSVETLGCTTVICSDKTGTLTTNMMSVSKICVVHSIKNGPEVAEFGVSGTTYAPEGFIFDNTGVQLEFPAQLPCLLHIAMCSALCNESLLQYNPDKGNYEKIGESTEVALRVLAEKVGLPGFDSMPSALNMLSKHKRASYCNHYWENQFKKVSVLEFSRDRKMMSVLCNHKQMEIMFSKGAPESIISRCTNILCNNDGSTIPIDATLRAELDSRFNSFAGKETLRCLALALKIMPMGQQTLSFDDEKDLTFIGLVGMLDPPREEVRNAMISCMTAGIRVIVVTGDNKSTAESVCRKIGAFDHLVDYVGHSYTAAEFEELPGTQQTMALQRMALLTRVEPSHKRMLVEALQNQNEVVAMTGDGVNDAPALKKADIGIAMGSGTAVAKSASDMVLADDNFATIVAAVAEGRAIYNNTKQFIRYMISSNIGEVVCIFVAAVLGIPDTLAPVQLLWVNLVTDGLPATAIGFNKPDSDVMKAKPRKVSEAVVSGWLFFRYLVIGAYVGLATVAGFIWWFIYSETGPKLPYTELMNFDTCPTRETTYPCSIFEDRHPSTVAMTVLVVVEMFNALNNLSENQSLLVIPPWSNLWLVASIILTMLLHILILYVPPLSTLFSVTSLSWNEWAVILYLSFPVIIIDEVLKFFSRNSHGIRFNFRFRRYDALPKKELRDK